The proteins below are encoded in one region of Rhizobacter sp.:
- a CDS encoding ABC transporter permease — MLVFILRRLAQAIAVMLTVAFMAFMLFQYVGDPVTHLLGQDATPAQREQLRADLGLNQPFPVQFAHFVGNAVQGEFGLSLRQGQKVSRLLIERFPATLELAVVAALMALLVGVPMGVYAALKRGSVVSQMLMTVSLLGVSLPTFLIGIVLILVFAVQLQWLPSFGRGEVVSLGPWTTGLATLDGWKHLVLPAITLAMFQLTLIMRLVRAEMLEVLRTDFIRFARARGLPDRVVYFGHALKNTLVPVITITGLQLGSLIAFSIITEQVFQWPGMGLLFIQAVAFADVPVMAAYLCLIALVFVCINLVVDLLYFAVDPRLRIESPATGRAA; from the coding sequence ATGCTCGTCTTCATCCTCCGCCGACTGGCCCAAGCCATCGCCGTCATGCTGACGGTGGCCTTCATGGCCTTCATGCTGTTCCAGTACGTGGGCGACCCAGTCACTCACCTGCTCGGGCAAGACGCCACGCCGGCCCAGCGCGAGCAGCTTCGTGCAGATCTGGGGCTGAACCAGCCGTTTCCCGTCCAGTTCGCACATTTCGTCGGCAACGCGGTGCAGGGTGAATTCGGGCTGAGCCTGCGCCAGGGGCAGAAGGTGTCGCGTCTCTTGATCGAACGTTTCCCGGCGACGCTCGAGCTCGCCGTCGTGGCCGCGCTGATGGCCCTGCTGGTGGGTGTGCCGATGGGCGTCTACGCGGCGCTGAAACGCGGCTCGGTGGTGTCTCAGATGCTGATGACGGTCTCCTTGCTCGGCGTGTCCTTGCCCACCTTCCTGATCGGCATCGTGCTGATCCTTGTCTTCGCGGTGCAACTCCAGTGGCTCCCGAGTTTCGGCCGCGGAGAGGTGGTGTCGCTGGGCCCTTGGACGACCGGCTTGGCCACGCTCGATGGGTGGAAGCATCTTGTGTTGCCGGCGATCACGCTGGCGATGTTCCAGCTCACGCTAATCATGCGGCTCGTGCGTGCCGAGATGTTGGAAGTGCTGCGCACGGATTTCATCCGCTTCGCGCGTGCGCGTGGCCTGCCCGACAGAGTGGTGTACTTCGGCCACGCCCTGAAGAACACGCTCGTGCCCGTCATCACGATCACGGGTTTGCAGCTGGGCTCGCTGATTGCCTTTTCCATCATCACCGAGCAGGTGTTCCAATGGCCTGGGATGGGCTTGCTCTTCATCCAGGCGGTCGCGTTTGCAGATGTGCCGGTGATGGCGGCGTACCTGTGCCTGATCGCACTGGTCTTCGTCTGCATCAACCTGGTGGTGGACTTGCTCTACTTCGCGGTGGACCCGCGGCTGCGCATCGAAAGCCCAGCCACCGGGCGCGCTGCGTAG
- a CDS encoding ABC transporter permease — protein MVTGRFFDSDVWHSFKRSPSAIVSAGVALVCVFCAVFAGWVAPHNPMDLATLELADALLPPAWLAEGKVRYLLGTDAQGRDILSALMYGTRISLMVGVASVIVSMLIGVALGLIAGYAGGKTDALIMRVCDVMLSFPAILVALLVDGVGRAIFPAAHDSLAFAVLIVAISLTGWVQYARTVRGSTLVERNKEYVQAARVIGVPPLRLMRRHVLPNVLGPVTVLATIQVATAILIEATLSFLGVGMPVTSPSLGTLIRVGNDFLMSGEWWITIFPGAVLVLIALSINLLGDWLRDALNPRLR, from the coding sequence GTGGTCACGGGGCGCTTCTTCGACAGCGACGTCTGGCACAGCTTCAAGCGTTCGCCGTCGGCGATCGTGTCGGCGGGCGTCGCGCTGGTGTGTGTCTTCTGCGCGGTGTTTGCCGGCTGGGTGGCGCCGCACAACCCGATGGACCTGGCCACGCTGGAGCTGGCCGATGCCTTGCTGCCACCGGCATGGCTCGCCGAAGGAAAGGTGCGCTATCTCCTGGGCACCGACGCCCAGGGCCGCGACATCCTCTCAGCCTTGATGTACGGCACCCGCATCTCGCTGATGGTGGGTGTGGCCTCGGTGATCGTGTCCATGCTGATTGGCGTGGCGCTCGGGCTGATCGCAGGCTATGCCGGCGGCAAGACCGATGCGCTCATCATGCGGGTGTGCGACGTGATGCTGTCTTTCCCTGCCATTCTGGTGGCCTTGCTGGTCGACGGTGTCGGGCGCGCGATCTTTCCGGCCGCACACGACAGTCTCGCCTTCGCCGTGCTCATCGTCGCCATCTCGCTGACCGGCTGGGTGCAATACGCGCGCACGGTGCGGGGCTCCACGCTCGTCGAGCGGAACAAGGAATACGTGCAGGCGGCCCGCGTGATCGGCGTGCCGCCGCTGCGGCTGATGCGCCGGCACGTGCTGCCCAACGTGCTCGGGCCGGTGACCGTGCTGGCCACGATCCAGGTGGCCACTGCCATCTTGATCGAGGCGACGCTTTCCTTCCTGGGCGTGGGCATGCCCGTCACCTCGCCCTCGCTCGGCACCTTGATCCGCGTGGGCAACGACTTCCTGATGTCGGGCGAGTGGTGGATCACGATCTTCCCGGGCGCGGTGCTGGTGCTGATCGCCCTGAGCATCAACCTTCTCGGCGACTGGCTACGCGATGCGCTCAACCCCCGCCTGCGCTGA
- a CDS encoding ABC transporter ATP-binding protein: protein MNSPALLEVDRLRVEFPSRRGTLVALDEVSFSIAPGEVLGVVGESGAGKSLTGAAIIGLIEPPGRIAGGEIRFDGRRIDKLPHDEMRKLRGRHIGAIFQDPLTSLNPLYTVGRQLTETIRVHLPMSEAQARQRAIALLHETGIPAPEQRFDHYPHQFSGGMRQRVVIALALAAQPRLVVADEPTTALDVSVQAQVIALLKRVCNEHGAAVMLITHDMGVIAETCDRVAVMYAGRVVELGPVQSVIHEPAHPYTAGLMGAIPALDHDRDRLLQIDGAMPRLDAVPSGCAFHPRCPQAMPRCRVERPVMFAAGRAQAGCWLHDRSEAT, encoded by the coding sequence ATGAATTCACCTGCATTGCTTGAAGTCGATCGCCTGCGCGTGGAGTTCCCCTCGCGGCGCGGCACCCTGGTGGCGCTCGACGAGGTGTCGTTCAGCATCGCGCCGGGCGAAGTGCTCGGCGTGGTGGGCGAGTCGGGTGCGGGCAAGTCGCTGACGGGCGCGGCCATCATCGGGCTGATCGAGCCGCCCGGGCGCATCGCGGGTGGTGAGATCCGCTTCGACGGTCGGCGGATCGACAAGCTGCCGCACGATGAGATGCGCAAGCTGCGCGGCCGCCACATCGGCGCCATCTTCCAGGACCCGCTCACCTCGCTCAACCCGCTCTACACCGTGGGGCGCCAGCTCACCGAGACCATCCGTGTGCACCTGCCGATGAGCGAAGCCCAGGCCCGGCAGCGGGCGATCGCGCTGCTGCACGAGACCGGCATCCCGGCGCCGGAGCAGCGCTTCGATCACTACCCACATCAGTTTTCCGGTGGCATGCGGCAGCGTGTGGTGATTGCCCTGGCGCTGGCCGCGCAGCCGCGCCTCGTGGTGGCCGACGAGCCGACGACGGCGCTCGACGTCTCGGTGCAGGCGCAGGTGATCGCGTTGCTCAAGCGTGTGTGCAACGAGCATGGTGCGGCCGTCATGCTCATCACGCACGACATGGGCGTGATCGCCGAGACCTGCGACCGTGTGGCCGTGATGTACGCCGGCCGCGTGGTCGAACTTGGGCCGGTGCAGTCGGTCATCCACGAGCCGGCGCACCCGTACACGGCGGGGCTGATGGGGGCGATCCCGGCGCTCGACCACGACCGCGACCGGCTGCTGCAGATCGACGGCGCCATGCCTCGGCTCGATGCGGTGCCGTCGGGGTGTGCGTTTCACCCGCGCTGCCCGCAGGCGATGCCGCGTTGTCGCGTGGAGCGGCCGGTGATGTTCGCGGCAGGCCGGGCGCAGGCCGGGTGCTGGTTGCATGATCGGAGCGAAGCCACATGA
- a CDS encoding penicillin-binding protein 1A produces MLVGLALAVAYPNLPEISGLVDYRPKLPMRVYTSDGVLLGEFGEERRNFTPIAQVPKVMQHAVLAIEDARFYQHSGVDYKGVLRAALAQFAESRSQGASTITMQVARNFYLSTEKTFTRKIYEVLLALKIESLLTKEQILEVYMNQIFLGQRAYGFAAASEIYFGKPLKDITVAEAAMLAGLPKAPSAYNPITNPRRATVRQQYIIDRMLENGFITPEQHDAARNQTLRYRAPSEVAVHAEYVAEAARQMIFSQYGDEAYTRGLNVHLTINAAEQVAAYRALRKGILDYERRQVYRGPEAYVNLPGDAKDIDARVAEALDDHPDNDELRAGVALEAGPRKVVAVLQNGETITVTGEGLKPVTSGLAEKGNPKTQIRRGAVIRLVKGPKGDWSVTQLPEVEGAFVSLDPRTGAVRAMVGGFDYAKNKFNHVIQAWRQPGSSFKPFIYSAALEKGFTPATVVNDAPLFFDAVTTGSQPWEPKNYDGSFDGPMSMRRGLAKSKNMVSIRILQSITPAYAQEWVTRFGFEPEKHPAYLTMALGAGSVTPLQMATAYGVFANGGYRLNPYLISKITDNKGRTLNEAQPQARDDSTRTIDARNAFVMTSLLQEVTRSGTAARAQGTLKRPDIYGKTGTTNDSMDAWFAGYQRSVVAVVWIGYDTPRKLGDRETGGGLSLPVWVDYMKEALKGAPVEEASAPEGVVNLGGEWYYDEFTHGKGVSSLGLDDKLPTAPTEEEKKSILDLFKR; encoded by the coding sequence ATGCTGGTGGGCCTGGCGCTGGCCGTGGCTTACCCGAACCTGCCCGAGATCAGCGGGCTGGTGGATTACCGCCCCAAATTGCCGATGCGTGTGTACACATCGGATGGCGTGTTGCTCGGCGAGTTTGGCGAAGAGCGGCGCAACTTCACGCCCATCGCCCAGGTGCCCAAGGTGATGCAGCACGCGGTTCTGGCCATCGAAGACGCACGCTTCTATCAGCACAGCGGCGTCGACTACAAAGGTGTGCTGCGCGCGGCGCTGGCGCAGTTCGCCGAATCTCGCAGCCAGGGCGCATCGACCATCACGATGCAGGTGGCCCGCAACTTTTACCTGTCAACCGAGAAGACCTTCACCCGCAAGATTTACGAGGTGCTGCTGGCACTGAAGATCGAAAGCCTGTTGACGAAGGAGCAGATCCTCGAGGTCTACATGAACCAGATCTTCCTCGGCCAGCGGGCCTACGGCTTCGCCGCCGCCAGCGAGATCTATTTCGGCAAGCCACTGAAGGACATCACCGTCGCCGAAGCGGCCATGCTCGCCGGCCTGCCCAAGGCGCCATCGGCCTACAACCCGATCACCAACCCCCGCCGGGCCACCGTTCGCCAGCAGTACATCATCGACCGCATGCTGGAAAACGGCTTCATCACGCCCGAGCAGCATGACGCCGCGCGCAACCAGACCTTGCGCTACCGCGCGCCGTCCGAGGTGGCCGTGCACGCGGAGTACGTGGCGGAAGCCGCCCGTCAGATGATCTTCAGCCAATACGGCGACGAGGCCTACACCCGCGGGCTCAACGTCCACCTCACGATCAACGCCGCCGAGCAGGTGGCCGCCTACCGCGCGCTGCGCAAGGGCATCCTCGACTACGAGCGACGCCAGGTCTACCGCGGCCCCGAGGCCTACGTGAACCTGCCCGGTGACGCCAAGGACATCGACGCACGCGTCGCCGAAGCGCTCGATGACCACCCCGACAACGACGAGCTACGAGCCGGCGTCGCGCTGGAAGCCGGCCCCCGCAAGGTGGTCGCGGTGCTGCAGAACGGCGAGACGATCACCGTCACGGGCGAGGGCCTGAAACCCGTCACCTCCGGCCTCGCGGAGAAGGGCAACCCCAAGACGCAGATCCGCCGCGGTGCGGTGATCCGCCTGGTGAAGGGCCCCAAGGGCGACTGGTCGGTCACGCAGTTACCGGAGGTCGAAGGCGCTTTCGTGTCGCTCGACCCTCGCACGGGCGCGGTGCGTGCGATGGTCGGCGGCTTCGACTACGCCAAGAACAAGTTCAACCATGTGATCCAGGCGTGGCGCCAGCCCGGCTCCAGCTTCAAGCCCTTCATCTACTCGGCCGCGCTGGAGAAGGGGTTCACTCCCGCCACGGTGGTCAACGACGCCCCGCTTTTCTTCGATGCTGTGACGACGGGCAGCCAGCCCTGGGAGCCAAAGAACTACGACGGCAGCTTCGACGGCCCGATGTCGATGCGCCGCGGCTTGGCCAAGTCGAAGAACATGGTGTCGATCCGCATCCTGCAGTCCATCACCCCGGCCTACGCGCAGGAGTGGGTGACCCGCTTCGGCTTCGAGCCCGAGAAGCACCCCGCCTACCTGACGATGGCGCTCGGCGCCGGCTCGGTGACGCCACTGCAGATGGCCACGGCCTATGGCGTGTTCGCCAACGGCGGCTACCGGCTCAACCCCTACCTGATCAGCAAGATCACCGACAACAAAGGCCGCACGCTCAACGAAGCCCAGCCCCAGGCCCGCGACGACAGCACCCGCACGATCGACGCCCGCAACGCCTTCGTGATGACGAGCCTGCTTCAGGAGGTCACACGCTCGGGCACCGCCGCGCGGGCGCAAGGCACGCTGAAGCGCCCCGACATCTACGGCAAGACCGGCACCACCAACGATTCGATGGACGCCTGGTTCGCCGGCTACCAGCGCAGCGTGGTGGCGGTGGTCTGGATCGGCTACGACACCCCGCGCAAGCTGGGCGACCGCGAAACCGGTGGCGGCTTGTCGCTGCCGGTGTGGGTCGACTACATGAAAGAGGCCCTGAAGGGCGCGCCGGTCGAGGAGGCGTCAGCGCCCGAGGGCGTGGTCAACCTGGGTGGCGAGTGGTACTACGACGAGTTCACGCACGGCAAGGGCGTGAGCAGCCTCGGCCTCGACGACAAGCTTCCAACAGCGCCGACCGAGGAAGAGAAGAAAAGCATCCTCGATCTCTTCAAGCGCTGA
- a CDS encoding ATP-binding cassette domain-containing protein: MSALVETRHLSKRFDVSRPWLNRVIEGRERQWVHAVDDVSFSIERGRTLALVGESGCGKSTVARLLVGLHRPTAGEVLFDGQDIAHTLAGRQALSLRRRMQMIFQDPYASLNPRWTVRDIVAEALTEHRLVSGRHELDERVAQLLGSVGLVANDMRKYPHQFSGGQRQRVSIARALATQPEFLVCDEPTSALDVSVQAQVLNLMKDLQQLHGLTYLFISHNLAVVRHVSDTVGVMYLGRLVEVAEKSRIFSAPRHPYTRMLIDAIPDIGMTGRARTPVQGEVPNPLAPPAGCSFHPRCPHANERCRVERPALQRLNGIQVACHAVEEGRL, from the coding sequence ATGAGCGCGCTGGTCGAAACCCGACATCTGAGCAAACGCTTCGACGTCTCGCGGCCGTGGTTGAACCGGGTGATCGAAGGCCGTGAGCGCCAATGGGTGCACGCGGTCGACGACGTGAGCTTCTCCATCGAGCGGGGCCGCACGCTGGCGCTCGTCGGCGAGTCGGGCTGTGGCAAGAGCACCGTGGCGCGCTTGCTCGTGGGGCTGCACCGCCCGACCGCGGGCGAAGTGCTGTTCGACGGGCAGGACATCGCGCATACGCTCGCAGGGCGGCAAGCGCTGTCGTTGCGTCGCCGCATGCAGATGATCTTCCAGGATCCCTACGCGAGCCTCAACCCGCGTTGGACGGTGCGCGACATCGTCGCCGAGGCCCTGACGGAACATCGTCTCGTGTCGGGCCGGCACGAGCTCGACGAACGCGTGGCACAGCTCTTGGGCTCGGTCGGCCTAGTCGCGAACGACATGCGCAAGTACCCGCACCAGTTTTCGGGCGGGCAACGCCAGCGGGTGTCGATCGCGCGCGCGCTGGCCACGCAGCCCGAGTTCCTGGTGTGCGATGAGCCGACCTCGGCGCTCGACGTGTCGGTGCAGGCCCAGGTGCTCAACCTGATGAAGGACCTGCAGCAACTGCACGGCCTCACCTACCTCTTCATCTCGCACAACCTCGCGGTGGTGCGGCACGTGAGCGACACGGTCGGCGTGATGTACCTCGGGCGTCTGGTCGAAGTCGCGGAGAAGTCGAGGATCTTCAGCGCCCCTCGTCACCCGTACACCCGCATGCTGATCGATGCGATTCCCGACATCGGCATGACGGGCCGGGCGCGCACGCCGGTGCAGGGCGAGGTGCCCAACCCGCTGGCGCCACCGGCCGGGTGTTCATTCCACCCGCGCTGCCCACATGCGAACGAGCGCTGCCGGGTGGAGCGCCCGGCGCTGCAGCGCCTGAACGGCATCCAGGTGGCCTGCCACGCGGTCGAGGAAGGCCGGCTTTAA
- the cyaY gene encoding iron donor protein CyaY, whose protein sequence is MTVELVPTPLTDAQFHALAGAVLSSIESTVDAWLQDDVVDIDTHRTGGLLELSLPNGSKLIVNTQPPLHELWLAARSGGYHFKHVNGQWLDSREGHEFFALLSACASEQAGVALKFAPPA, encoded by the coding sequence ATGACCGTAGAACTTGTGCCCACCCCGCTCACCGATGCCCAGTTCCATGCGCTGGCGGGGGCGGTGCTGTCGTCGATCGAATCCACGGTCGATGCATGGCTGCAAGACGACGTGGTCGACATCGACACCCATCGTACCGGCGGCCTGCTCGAGTTGAGCTTGCCCAACGGCAGCAAGCTCATCGTCAACACCCAGCCGCCGCTGCACGAGCTGTGGCTGGCGGCCCGATCGGGCGGCTACCACTTCAAGCATGTGAACGGCCAGTGGCTTGACTCGCGCGAGGGCCATGAGTTTTTCGCCCTGCTGTCGGCGTGCGCCAGCGAGCAGGCCGGTGTGGCGCTCAAGTTCGCGCCGCCAGCCTGA
- a CDS encoding ABC transporter substrate-binding protein yields MKTCHLVSMALGLALAAGAAQAVTLRVANQGDAMSMDPHSLNESLQLTFTGNVYEPLVARDKQLGLTPGLATRWSQPRPNVWRFELRRGVKFHDGTPFTADDVVFSFNRAAGAGSDMQGYTNTFKEVRKLDDHTVEVETLTPFPILPDVLTQVYVMSRKWCEENKALAPVDRRKGIENAASFKANGTGPYRLKERQPGSRTVLVRHGAYWDKVEGNVTEVIFTPIGNAATRVAALLSGEVDVIEPVPLQDVERIKASPTLKVMQGPELRTIFLGMDQKRDELLFSNVKGKNPFKDKRVRQAFYQAIDIETIKSRVMRGAALPMGLMVGPGIRGFSSDQNKRLPYDPEASRKLLAEAGYPSGFEVALNCPNDRYVNDADICQAVAANLARVGVKVNLQTETKVTYFPKILRRDTSFYLLGWTPSTYDAHNALSALMATPTEKGQGQFNLGAYSNAKVDELTLRIQSETDQAKRNAMIKEAFDAHAADIGHLPLHQQSLAWAMKKSVTLVQLADNFMPYKWVTLSEKAR; encoded by the coding sequence ATGAAGACCTGTCACCTCGTCTCGATGGCACTGGGCCTGGCGCTGGCGGCCGGCGCCGCACAGGCCGTGACTTTGCGCGTGGCCAACCAGGGCGATGCGATGTCGATGGATCCGCACTCGCTCAACGAGTCGCTGCAGCTCACGTTCACCGGCAACGTGTACGAGCCGCTGGTCGCGCGCGACAAGCAGCTGGGCCTCACCCCCGGGCTGGCAACGAGGTGGTCGCAGCCCAGGCCGAACGTCTGGCGCTTCGAGCTGCGGCGCGGCGTGAAATTCCACGACGGCACGCCGTTCACCGCGGACGACGTCGTTTTCTCCTTCAACCGGGCGGCCGGTGCGGGCTCCGACATGCAGGGCTACACCAACACCTTCAAGGAGGTGCGCAAGCTCGACGATCACACGGTGGAAGTGGAGACGCTCACGCCGTTTCCGATCCTGCCGGATGTGCTCACGCAGGTGTATGTGATGAGCCGGAAGTGGTGCGAGGAGAACAAGGCGCTCGCTCCGGTCGACCGACGAAAAGGCATCGAGAACGCCGCGAGCTTCAAGGCCAATGGCACGGGGCCTTACAGGTTGAAGGAGCGCCAGCCCGGTTCGCGAACGGTGCTGGTGCGCCACGGCGCCTACTGGGACAAGGTCGAAGGCAACGTGACCGAGGTGATCTTCACCCCGATCGGCAACGCCGCCACGCGCGTGGCGGCTCTGCTGTCGGGCGAAGTCGACGTGATCGAGCCGGTGCCGCTGCAGGACGTCGAGCGCATCAAGGCCTCGCCCACCCTCAAGGTGATGCAAGGCCCCGAGCTGCGCACCATCTTCCTCGGCATGGACCAGAAGCGCGACGAGCTGCTCTTTTCCAACGTCAAGGGCAAGAACCCGTTCAAAGACAAGCGCGTCCGCCAGGCCTTCTACCAGGCCATCGACATCGAGACGATCAAGAGCCGGGTGATGCGCGGCGCGGCCTTGCCGATGGGGCTGATGGTGGGGCCGGGCATCCGTGGCTTCTCATCTGACCAGAACAAGCGCCTGCCCTATGACCCCGAGGCGTCGAGGAAGCTGCTGGCCGAAGCCGGCTACCCGAGCGGCTTCGAAGTCGCGCTCAACTGCCCCAACGACCGCTACGTCAACGATGCCGACATCTGCCAGGCGGTGGCGGCCAACCTGGCGCGCGTTGGCGTGAAGGTGAACCTGCAGACTGAGACCAAGGTCACCTACTTCCCGAAGATCCTTCGCCGCGACACGAGCTTCTACCTGCTGGGGTGGACGCCGAGCACCTACGACGCGCACAACGCGCTCTCGGCGCTGATGGCCACGCCGACCGAGAAGGGCCAGGGCCAGTTCAACCTCGGCGCCTACAGCAACGCGAAGGTCGACGAACTCACGCTCAGGATCCAGAGCGAAACCGATCAGGCCAAACGCAACGCGATGATCAAGGAGGCGTTCGATGCGCACGCCGCCGACATCGGCCACCTGCCCCTGCACCAGCAGTCGCTGGCCTGGGCGATGAAGAAGAGCGTGACCCTCGTGCAGCTGGCTGACAACTTCATGCCGTACAAGTGGGTGACCCTGAGCGAGAAGGCCAGATGA